The genomic DNA GCTGCGCTTTTGTTTCCCCGATGTTCATGGTAACCCTCTCCTCGCCGCCTCAAAGCGCGCCGGGGTGTTGGCGGGACATAGTTAGCTATCGCCTTCTTCTGGTACGATACAGATCAGCGCCAGGTCTTCTTCCACCAGTATTGACGAACTGGTGCTCAACTCTATACGGGACCAACCATCTAAATCATAACACTACTTTCCGGGCCTAGAACCCTACAAGTAAAAACCTGGGCCCGTAAATACCTCGAGTCCAGGTTTTAAAAGCAACCTAGCACCATCCATCAAGAAGGCCTATCCGCAGCCAAAAGGGCCAGCATGGTCAACCCAAAGTTATTTTCACTGCTGTAGCGTAGAACAGGTAGCGGCCCAGTACCTCGCCCACCAAAATGGCTAGGGCGGCACCGGATACCAAGCTAAAGGGTACCTTTCCTTCCGCCCCCCGCCTCCAAGCTACGGCCAAAGGCAGCGCTCCACCCAAGAGAGCCAGAGCCCACCTTACGATTAGAGCAATTCCATACCGGCCCGACAGCATAGCCGCGCTGGCCTGAGCGGCGGCATCCCCTCCAGCCAGCCTCGCCAGGTACCAGGGCAGGATCACCAGCTGGATCGACATGACACTCAAAGCTACTGCCACCAATATCTGCAAGTCTCCAGCCAAAGCATCGCCCCACGCCGGCTTTTTCCGGCCATAATAAAGCAAGGCGACAGCGGCTGCCGCTGACCCCAAGAAGAAAGCCGTACCTAGGAAAGTGGTATAGGTATTGACGCCCTTCCAGGCTGGCATCATGGCAGCAGAATAGATGGAAGCCATGGAGACTATGTCGGCCAACCCGCAGATAGCTGTCAGCCAATTAACCCCTTGCCTTATGGGCGGTTGGACCCGGCCTTCCAGAGCCCAGCCCAAGGCCCACAACACCACAAAGCCACAAGTGAAGAAGATCTCCCGGCTGAGCCAGGAGCTTCCCAAATTGAGAATAGAGTTGGGAGCCAACAGCGGCGTTCCCAAGTGGGCCAGCGAAGCCAACATGCCCACGATAGCCACCGGTCCCACCATTATCATGGTCTGCCGGTAAAGGGAATCCACCTCCGGCTTCCGGTTCAGACTGCGTAAGACCGTAAACAGAATGAAGGATCCGATGGCCGTTTGGGTTAAGATAGTAAATGTTATCAAAGCCCAGGCTTTTATTTCCATCAGTCAGTACCCCCTTACTTGATGGCATCCCGGTGGGGCGTCACTAAAAGTGATGGCCCCGTCAACTTGGGATCGGGAAGGCCCCTGATCAGGTCCACGCCGCCATATTTTTGTTTCAGCTCATCGATGGGCCCCCAATGCAAAGCCCGCATGGGGCAAGCTGATACGCATACCGGATCTTTGCCTTGCTCCAAGAGGTCAACACAAAAATTGCATTTGCCTACTTTCCCGGTGGCAGGATTGAACTGGGGCGCGTTGTAAGGACAGGACCAAACGCAGTACTGGCAGCCAATGCACCTATCCTGGTTAAGGAGCACCAGCCCATCCTTTTCCCGCTTGTACAAGGCACCGGTAGGGCAGTTCCTTACGCACGGTGGATCAGCACAGTGATTGCAAGACACAGGGATATAGTAAGCAAAAACATTGCTGCGGACGGTATTGCCTTCTTCAACATAGCCCCCACCGGCCATTTCCACTACGCGGCGCCAGAGCTGGCCTACCTCGAGATCATTTTTATCCTTGCAAGCGATTTGGCAAGTAAAACAGCCAATGCAACTAGCTTGGTCAATGTGGAAGCCTAGTTGTTTCTCTGGCATGGATCCCACCTCCTATGCCTTATGGATTTCAACCAAGTTGGTATGCTGGGGATTGCCCTTGGCCAACGGCGTCGGCCGCCAAGTAGTTATTACGTTGATGCACCCCCGGTGGTCAACCCCATTGGCGTCGGGCGAATACCATGCTCCTTGGGGAATGGCTACTACACCTGGCATGATTCGGGGAGTAACTTTAGCCGGCATGATAATGGTGCCCCGATCGTTAAAGACCTTCACCTGATCGCCGTTCTTGATCCCGCGGGCTTGGGCATCTTTGGGGTTAATCCATACCACTTGCGGTCCGGCTTCGTCCAGCCAAGCAATGTTATCAAAGGTAGAATGGGCCCGACGTTTATAGTGAAAGCCGATACACTGAAGCGGGTACTTTTCCCGGAGAGGATCCTCGGGACCCTCCCAAGCCGAAATGTACTTGGGTATAGCCGGAACTTCTTTGGGATTGCCGAAATCATAGAAGTCCTTGACGAAGATCTCAATCTTTCCCGAAGGCGTCTTCAAGGGATTCTTATCTGGGTCTTTAATGAAATCGGCATAGGCCACAACCGGTTTACGGTCAATCTTATAAATGCCAGTACGCTTGAACTCCTCAAAGTGAAAATTGGGGTCTAGCTTCTCCGCTTGCCGGCAGAGTTCTTCTACCCATTGCTCTTGGGTTTTACCCTCAGTAAACGCTTCTTTGAAGCCCAACCGCCCAGCTATATCGGCGCAAATATCGTAGAGGTTGCGGCACTCGTACATGGGCTCCACCACTTTATTCAGGTAGATGGCGTGACCGCCAAAGGTGTATATAGAAACGATGTCTTCTCGTTCGAAATGGGTGGTCTCCGGAAGTACAATGTCCGAGAATCTAGCACTGGGAGTCAAGAAATTATCGATGGTAACTATGAATTCGCACTTCTTGGTATCCCGTAACAGCTTAGCCGTCCGCCCGCAATCGGCATGCTGGTTGACCAGGGCGTTGCCAGCATAGTTCCAAATAAACTTGAGGTTGGTGGAAAGCTTATCTACTCCCTTTAGCCCGTCATGTTTAAAGTCGAATTCCACCCCTCTTTCAATGGCTTCGGTCCATTTGA from Clostridia bacterium includes the following:
- a CDS encoding molybdopterin-dependent oxidoreductase — protein: YFGWQRSAYGEQPPRALPVLAVMTGNIGLAGGGPGLIPTEPGIPIGFLPTGQNPVKAAIPTFKWTEAIERGVEFDFKHDGLKGVDKLSTNLKFIWNYAGNALVNQHADCGRTAKLLRDTKKCEFIVTIDNFLTPSARFSDIVLPETTHFEREDIVSIYTFGGHAIYLNKVVEPMYECRNLYDICADIAGRLGFKEAFTEGKTQEQWVEELCRQAEKLDPNFHFEEFKRTGIYKIDRKPVVAYADFIKDPDKNPLKTPSGKIEIFVKDFYDFGNPKEVPAIPKYISAWEGPEDPLREKYPLQCIGFHYKRRAHSTFDNIAWLDEAGPQVVWINPKDAQARGIKNGDQVKVFNDRGTIIMPAKVTPRIMPGVVAIPQGAWYSPDANGVDHRGCINVITTWRPTPLAKGNPQHTNLVEIHKA
- a CDS encoding dimethyl sulfoxide reductase anchor subunit, translated to MEIKAWALITFTILTQTAIGSFILFTVLRSLNRKPEVDSLYRQTMIMVGPVAIVGMLASLAHLGTPLLAPNSILNLGSSWLSREIFFTCGFVVLWALGWALEGRVQPPIRQGVNWLTAICGLADIVSMASIYSAAMMPAWKGVNTYTTFLGTAFFLGSAAAAVALLYYGRKKPAWGDALAGDLQILVAVALSVMSIQLVILPWYLARLAGGDAAAQASAAMLSGRYGIALIVRWALALLGGALPLAVAWRRGAEGKVPFSLVSGAALAILVGEVLGRYLFYATAVKITLG
- the dmsB gene encoding dimethylsulfoxide reductase subunit B — protein: MPEKQLGFHIDQASCIGCFTCQIACKDKNDLEVGQLWRRVVEMAGGGYVEEGNTVRSNVFAYYIPVSCNHCADPPCVRNCPTGALYKREKDGLVLLNQDRCIGCQYCVWSCPYNAPQFNPATGKVGKCNFCVDLLEQGKDPVCVSACPMRALHWGPIDELKQKYGGVDLIRGLPDPKLTGPSLLVTPHRDAIK